In the Leptospira sp. WS4.C2 genome, one interval contains:
- a CDS encoding DnaJ domain-containing protein, whose product MSHSIPPPTNLYEVLEIPFGATTEEIKSSFRHLVKQFHPDIPVTGSYSKFQSLYFAYQTLTGEGRKSYDDEFKKNYAREFLKRKLEEHPIVLPVSRVRFTTGILELAKRGLMRKGFRNKDRRKVTGIDYDLIIDLKESEIIRPVIAVIPLTVRIVCRDCMGGDPHCPACNGRGSYKGYKNLKVEFPISALIQGKVFEFDLSKFRPDSFTHFKKKYLRVKLLVHKNIPLRVKSAV is encoded by the coding sequence CCATACCACCACCTACCAACCTTTACGAAGTCCTAGAGATTCCCTTTGGCGCGACGACGGAAGAGATTAAATCCTCTTTCCGTCACCTAGTAAAACAATTCCATCCTGACATCCCTGTCACAGGTTCTTATTCCAAATTCCAAAGCCTTTACTTCGCATACCAAACCTTAACAGGGGAAGGACGAAAGTCTTATGATGATGAATTCAAAAAAAACTATGCTCGTGAATTTTTAAAACGCAAACTAGAAGAACACCCCATCGTACTACCAGTATCTCGTGTTCGATTCACTACTGGAATTTTAGAGCTCGCCAAACGTGGATTAATGAGAAAAGGATTCCGTAACAAAGACAGACGAAAGGTTACGGGAATTGATTATGATTTGATCATCGATTTGAAAGAATCAGAAATTATAAGGCCAGTGATTGCAGTCATCCCCCTGACCGTAAGGATTGTTTGTCGAGATTGTATGGGTGGCGATCCCCACTGCCCTGCTTGTAATGGAAGGGGAAGTTACAAAGGCTACAAAAATTTAAAAGTGGAATTTCCTATTTCTGCCCTCATCCAAGGTAAGGTATTTGAATTTGATCTCTCCAAATTCAGGCCAGATTCCTTTACCCATTTTAAGAAAAAATACCTACGGGTGAAACTCTTGGTTCATAAAAATATCCCTTTACGGGTTAAGAGTGCTGTCTAA
- a CDS encoding type I phosphomannose isomerase catalytic subunit: MEKIPKVLFLTPLYKEKIWGGRKLETSLGRKIPEGFIGESWEVSVYGTDISPIKNPEFQNLPLTELIRKAPNEVLGKPFSGSGLPLLVKVIDAKEKLSVQVHPDDDYALKYDPKSNGKKECWYVLYADPGAELVVGFDTHTNREEYDALVKQNLGENVLKKWKVKSGDVFLLNPGTIHAIGGGVLLLEVQQSSDSTYRVYDYGRLGDDGKPRELHLEKALAVLNFQKSDGSEKQTKQLITYHPFPRYLFTSNDKFRLESWEFDQAQNFNFSQLCDPVAFGIFYTVSGSVYFPELQMSVGPNETFLVTATGFKETISAFAETGTKLAFMSPGSDTVKYQ, translated from the coding sequence ATGGAAAAGATTCCCAAAGTTCTATTTTTAACCCCCCTATATAAAGAAAAAATCTGGGGAGGAAGGAAATTGGAAACATCACTCGGCAGGAAAATTCCAGAAGGGTTCATTGGAGAATCTTGGGAAGTTTCCGTTTATGGAACCGATATATCCCCAATCAAAAATCCAGAGTTCCAAAATCTACCGCTAACAGAACTTATACGAAAAGCTCCTAATGAAGTTTTAGGCAAACCTTTCTCTGGGTCAGGATTACCTTTACTAGTAAAGGTAATCGATGCCAAAGAAAAACTATCAGTTCAAGTTCATCCCGATGATGATTATGCACTCAAATACGATCCAAAGTCAAACGGCAAAAAAGAATGTTGGTATGTATTGTACGCAGACCCTGGGGCAGAATTGGTAGTTGGATTTGATACTCATACAAATCGCGAAGAATATGATGCTCTTGTAAAACAAAACTTAGGGGAAAACGTTCTAAAAAAATGGAAAGTAAAGTCTGGGGATGTGTTTTTATTAAATCCAGGCACAATACACGCAATAGGTGGAGGAGTTTTACTTTTAGAAGTACAACAATCCTCCGATTCTACCTACCGAGTTTACGATTACGGTCGGTTGGGAGATGATGGAAAGCCAAGAGAGCTCCATTTAGAAAAAGCTCTAGCAGTCCTTAATTTTCAAAAATCCGATGGGTCAGAAAAACAAACCAAACAACTAATCACTTACCATCCTTTCCCAAGGTATCTTTTTACTTCGAATGATAAATTCCGATTGGAATCTTGGGAATTTGACCAAGCCCAAAACTTTAACTTCTCCCAGTTATGTGATCCGGTGGCATTTGGTATTTTTTATACTGTGTCTGGATCTGTTTATTTTCCTGAATTGCAAATGTCTGTCGGTCCGAACGAAACGTTTTTGGTCACGGCAACAGGATTTAAAGAAACCATCTCTGCCTTCGCGGAAACGGGAACCAAGCTTGCTTTTATGTCACCAGGTTCCGATACCGTAAAATATCAATAA
- a CDS encoding pirin family protein has protein sequence MTRSLVGHSKDLGDSFIIRRVLPAMEKRSVGPFVFFDHFGPVPVVTGEELVVRAHPHIGLATITFLYDGVITHRDSLKVEMDIRPHETNWMVAGSGIVHSERSKFDAKYEVMEGIQTWIALPKEKEEMDPSFEHFSELEIPVLKKDGLIFRLLGGNFLGLHSPATVHSPLFYADIEMKPEADTVNWILSDKEEAGLYVSRGSIESNGESYTVGSMVLFEKGTAVTFKAKQNSRLMLLGGEPLTEKRHLYWNFVSTSQETIERAKERWAKDEFPKVPGETDWIPLPT, from the coding sequence ATGACAAGATCACTCGTTGGCCACTCCAAAGATTTAGGAGACAGTTTTATCATCCGTCGTGTTCTTCCTGCGATGGAAAAACGCTCGGTGGGTCCCTTTGTTTTTTTTGATCATTTTGGACCAGTCCCTGTAGTCACTGGAGAAGAACTTGTGGTTCGTGCCCATCCTCATATTGGCCTTGCCACCATCACTTTTTTATATGATGGTGTGATCACCCACAGAGATAGTTTGAAAGTGGAGATGGACATTCGGCCGCATGAAACCAATTGGATGGTTGCAGGTTCCGGTATCGTACACAGTGAACGCTCTAAATTTGATGCTAAGTATGAAGTTATGGAGGGCATTCAAACTTGGATTGCTTTGCCAAAAGAGAAAGAAGAAATGGATCCAAGTTTTGAACACTTTTCTGAATTGGAAATCCCGGTTTTAAAAAAAGATGGATTGATCTTTCGATTGTTAGGTGGGAATTTTCTCGGACTACACTCACCGGCCACCGTTCATTCCCCATTATTTTATGCAGATATTGAAATGAAACCAGAAGCTGATACTGTAAATTGGATTCTCTCCGACAAGGAGGAGGCGGGCCTTTATGTTTCTCGCGGTTCCATTGAGTCGAATGGAGAATCGTATACAGTCGGATCGATGGTTTTATTTGAAAAAGGTACAGCGGTTACATTCAAAGCCAAACAAAACAGCCGTTTGATGTTACTCGGTGGCGAGCCGTTAACAGAAAAAAGACATCTTTATTGGAATTTTGTTTCCACAAGCCAGGAAACCATCGAAAGAGCCAAGGAAAGATGGGCAAAAGATGAATTTCCGAAAGTTCCAGGCGAAACAGATTGGATTCCTTTGCCCACCTAA
- a CDS encoding family 43 glycosylhydrolase, which produces MNKQNIYWQLYQDDPILKPGFPSPVLADPSFLFPENCTDGLWHLFAHNIFGVQEFLSEDGIHWEKRKTVVWNAMRPFIFYEDKTYYLYYEKYKFLHVLMSWFPYRKWKSRIEVRTSQDLKTWSSPKTVIEPKFPFHKDPNYGESVSNPCLVKFGKKYRMYFSSSLVYIPDCGFCEPKHITVAESASPLGPFSYFSDPIISPNEMDPFCNLGAGSIKVIEWKGRYLGFQNGIFWNPVRKESCSAILFLQSEDGLSFERINQTPILGPTGKGWKASHVYACDVKYSEAEKIFILYFNARDKAHWTKGKEAIGLFVGKVEESQGTVGKTTNKPAKKQKPQPKKKISKPKLNPKPKAKKSKSK; this is translated from the coding sequence TTGAACAAACAAAACATCTATTGGCAATTATACCAAGACGATCCCATTTTAAAACCCGGATTCCCATCACCCGTTTTGGCGGATCCGAGTTTTTTATTTCCTGAAAATTGCACAGATGGACTTTGGCATCTCTTTGCTCACAATATATTCGGTGTACAAGAATTTCTCTCAGAAGATGGTATCCATTGGGAAAAGAGAAAAACTGTGGTTTGGAATGCCATGCGTCCGTTTATCTTCTACGAAGATAAAACCTATTATCTTTATTATGAAAAGTATAAATTCCTTCATGTTCTTATGTCTTGGTTTCCTTACAGAAAGTGGAAATCACGAATCGAAGTCAGAACTAGCCAAGATTTAAAGACTTGGTCCTCTCCAAAAACTGTCATTGAACCAAAATTTCCATTCCATAAAGATCCAAACTATGGCGAATCAGTCAGTAATCCTTGTTTGGTGAAGTTTGGAAAAAAGTACAGAATGTACTTTTCTTCCTCGTTGGTTTATATTCCTGATTGTGGCTTTTGTGAGCCGAAACACATAACGGTTGCGGAATCGGCTTCTCCTCTCGGACCGTTTTCTTATTTCTCAGATCCAATCATTTCGCCAAATGAAATGGATCCATTTTGTAATTTGGGTGCCGGTTCAATTAAAGTGATCGAATGGAAAGGGCGTTACCTTGGATTTCAAAATGGGATCTTTTGGAATCCAGTAAGGAAGGAATCGTGTTCGGCGATTTTGTTTTTACAAAGTGAAGATGGTCTTAGCTTTGAAAGAATCAACCAAACCCCTATCCTTGGTCCCACGGGAAAGGGATGGAAGGCAAGTCATGTATATGCTTGTGATGTAAAATATTCCGAAGCAGAAAAAATCTTTATCCTCTACTTCAATGCCAGGGACAAAGCCCACTGGACGAAGGGAAAAGAAGCCATCGGGCTTTTTGTGGGAAAGGTAGAAGAATCACAAGGGACTGTCGGTAAAACTACAAACAAACCGGCCAAAAAACAAAAGCCCCAGCCGAAAAAGAAAATATCCAAACCAAAACTAAATCCAAAACCGAAAGCTAAGAAGTCTAAATCCAAATGA
- a CDS encoding SRPBCC family protein — MTIGRKISIGIIGIIAIPLVVALFLPSQYQVERSIDITKPASDVFVYIRLLKNQDQYSVWAKKDPNMKKIYTGQDGTVGFISRWESLDKEVGIGEQEIKMINVDALEMETELRFFEPFEGTERSYMKVSSLDQKKSKVIWGFDGSMPYPSNLMLVFMNFEEMIGKDFEEGLSNLKVVLEK, encoded by the coding sequence ATGACAATTGGCAGAAAAATTTCCATAGGAATCATTGGCATCATCGCCATCCCATTAGTTGTGGCTCTCTTTCTACCTTCCCAATACCAGGTAGAACGTTCCATTGATATCACCAAACCAGCCTCAGATGTATTTGTTTACATCCGCCTGTTAAAGAACCAAGATCAGTACAGTGTGTGGGCAAAAAAAGATCCCAATATGAAAAAAATTTACACAGGACAAGATGGCACTGTTGGATTTATTTCTCGTTGGGAAAGTTTAGACAAAGAAGTTGGAATTGGCGAACAAGAAATCAAAATGATCAATGTAGATGCTTTGGAGATGGAAACCGAACTCAGATTTTTTGAACCATTTGAAGGCACAGAACGTAGTTATATGAAGGTTTCTTCTTTGGACCAAAAAAAATCCAAGGTCATTTGGGGATTTGATGGTTCCATGCCTTATCCATCCAATTTAATGTTAGTTTTTATGAATTTTGAAGAAATGATAGGAAAAGACTTTGAAGAAGGGCTATCCAACCTTAAAGTTGTTTTAGAAAAATAA
- a CDS encoding MFS transporter, producing the protein MLQTIRRWFAPAPSIPQKSESEIQSLYPKFRIRVLESTFLGYTTYYLTRNNFSPVSKEIGEALSYSKTDIGDILAVTAITYGIGKFLMGALSDRSNPRKFMAVGLFLTAILNFSFGFANHYWIHLFLWGANGLVQGMGWPPCGRSLGHWYSVRERGTTFAFWNIAHNIGGGIVGVIASHSASQFGWQYAFFVPGMIALVGSVYLYIRLVDTPQSEGLPPVEVYRNDYPPEEKEDHEAELTTKQLIVEQVLMNKYIWLFAIINFFVYIIRYSLIDWGPTYLKETKGADLLGGGYSTFILEFGGIGSTILMGWVSDKFDGRRGMVSLLCIIPIFFAFLGILFNPPGFLWIDYILFGLIGLFIYPPVMLLGVAGMDFTSKKAVGTAAGFIGLFGSLGRTAQGKGLAILATNYSWDVALSAILVSTLIAILLLVFSWNLRPRG; encoded by the coding sequence ATGTTACAAACCATTCGTCGGTGGTTCGCTCCTGCTCCTTCCATTCCGCAAAAATCGGAATCAGAAATCCAATCCCTCTATCCGAAATTTCGGATTCGAGTATTGGAATCAACTTTCCTTGGTTATACGACCTATTACTTAACTCGGAATAACTTCTCACCTGTTTCGAAAGAAATTGGTGAAGCGTTATCCTATTCGAAAACAGATATAGGTGACATCCTTGCCGTCACAGCCATAACTTATGGAATTGGAAAATTTTTAATGGGAGCACTCTCCGATCGTTCCAATCCAAGAAAGTTTATGGCAGTAGGTTTGTTTCTTACCGCCATTTTGAATTTTTCTTTTGGATTTGCGAATCATTATTGGATTCATCTATTTTTATGGGGAGCCAATGGTCTTGTCCAAGGAATGGGTTGGCCCCCATGTGGACGTTCTCTAGGACACTGGTATTCAGTACGAGAACGTGGTACTACGTTTGCATTTTGGAATATTGCACATAATATTGGAGGCGGAATTGTCGGAGTCATCGCCTCTCATTCCGCATCACAGTTTGGATGGCAGTACGCCTTCTTTGTTCCGGGGATGATCGCACTTGTTGGATCCGTGTATTTATACATTCGGCTTGTGGACACACCTCAATCTGAAGGACTTCCTCCTGTCGAAGTTTACAGAAACGATTACCCACCAGAAGAGAAGGAAGACCACGAAGCGGAGCTTACCACCAAACAATTGATTGTTGAACAAGTCCTTATGAATAAATACATTTGGCTTTTTGCTATTATCAATTTTTTTGTTTATATCATTCGTTATAGTTTGATTGATTGGGGTCCCACTTATTTAAAAGAAACTAAAGGAGCTGACCTTTTGGGTGGGGGATATTCGACTTTTATATTAGAGTTTGGTGGGATTGGCTCCACCATTCTTATGGGATGGGTCTCTGATAAATTCGACGGACGCAGGGGAATGGTAAGTTTACTTTGTATCATTCCGATTTTCTTTGCTTTTTTAGGAATTTTATTTAATCCACCAGGATTTCTTTGGATCGACTATATACTTTTTGGACTGATTGGACTCTTTATCTATCCACCGGTAATGCTGTTAGGTGTGGCTGGTATGGATTTTACCTCCAAAAAAGCAGTGGGAACGGCTGCGGGGTTTATTGGGCTTTTTGGATCATTAGGAAGAACGGCGCAAGGGAAAGGTCTGGCTATCCTTGCCACAAATTACTCTTGGGATGTAGCCTTGTCCGCTATCCTAGTTTCGACTTTAATTGCCATCCTCCTCCTTGTTTTCAGCTGGAATTTACGACCACGTGGGTAA
- a CDS encoding cysteine synthase A, with protein sequence MKTDIRNGFIDTIGNTPLIRIHSLSEETGCEILGKAEFLNPGGSVKDRAALYIIEDAERKGLLKKGGTVVEGTAGNTGIGLTHICNAKGYKSVIIIPETQSKEKIEMLRTLGANVTLVPAVPYADPGNYVRVSERIALETPNSVWANQFDNLANRKAHFETTGPEIWEQTQGKIDVWTASLGTGGTYAGTGLFFKSKNPNIKCVVADPYGSGIYSFVKTGKITIEGSSITEGIGQGRITKNMEGMPADDAIRIHDKEAIRILNLVLKHDGLFMGGSVGINLAAAYQIAKDLGPGHTIVTVLCDSGAKYQSKIYNDEFLKSKGLI encoded by the coding sequence ATGAAAACGGATATACGAAACGGATTTATTGATACTATTGGAAATACCCCTCTGATTCGCATCCATTCCTTAAGCGAAGAGACAGGCTGTGAAATACTGGGAAAAGCTGAATTCTTAAATCCTGGTGGATCCGTTAAGGACAGAGCAGCCTTATACATCATTGAAGATGCAGAAAGGAAAGGCCTTCTTAAAAAAGGTGGGACTGTTGTTGAAGGAACTGCTGGCAATACAGGGATTGGTCTCACACATATTTGTAATGCCAAAGGTTACAAATCCGTAATAATCATTCCTGAGACACAATCGAAAGAAAAAATTGAAATGCTACGCACGTTAGGTGCGAATGTAACACTTGTCCCTGCGGTTCCATATGCGGATCCAGGAAATTATGTACGTGTGTCAGAACGAATTGCTTTAGAAACTCCAAACTCCGTCTGGGCCAACCAGTTTGATAACTTAGCCAACAGAAAGGCACACTTTGAAACGACAGGACCGGAAATCTGGGAACAAACCCAAGGTAAAATTGATGTTTGGACGGCTTCCCTCGGAACTGGCGGAACCTATGCAGGAACAGGATTGTTTTTTAAATCAAAAAATCCCAATATCAAATGCGTTGTTGCAGATCCCTATGGTTCAGGAATTTACTCCTTTGTTAAAACAGGTAAAATCACCATCGAAGGTTCTTCCATTACGGAAGGAATAGGACAAGGCCGAATCACTAAAAACATGGAAGGAATGCCTGCCGATGACGCCATCCGCATCCATGATAAAGAAGCCATTCGCATTTTAAATTTGGTTTTAAAACATGATGGTTTGTTTATGGGCGGAAGTGTGGGGATCAACTTGGCTGCTGCTTATCAAATTGCCAAAGATTTAGGCCCGGGACACACCATAGTCACCGTGTTATGTGATAGTGGAGCAAAATACCAATCTAAAATATACAATGATGAGTTTTTAAAATCTAAAGGACTGATTTAG
- a CDS encoding acetoacetate--CoA ligase, whose protein sequence is MATQNILWTPHSKVTNLSRFQGHLETRLAKSFSDYVSFHKFSVDESDLFWKEWLSYSGFKLHKEPEKTLDRGSHFSKSLWFPGAFYNFAENLLETGNPNDLALVFYSEDGQIQRLTYSELKQEVLKLQKHLISLGVKKGDRVAGLLPNAPIATIGMLATTSLGAIWSSASPDFGVRGILDRFEQINPKILISVESYFFKGKQISIIDKLEEVSIQLVNTANSEFKQTLLYDFVEPIKDFGKIQLPCRYSKLALANSSEVISYTSIGFSDPVYIMFSSGTTGLPKCIVQGGGVLLNHTKELSLHCNVSKQDRFFYYTTCGWMMWNWSQSVLALGATLYQYDGNPFHPSWKTLWSMAEKEAINVFGTSAKYLSVLEEEKINVKSEYQLPELKIILSTGSPLSNSGFRYVYENIKKDVQLSSISGGTDLNGCFALGNPNLPVFEGQIQCKGLGMDVQVFDDMGKSVENQKGELVCLTPFPSMPLSFWNDDTGAKYKSAYFETYDNIWCHGDFASISPENGLVIYGRSDATLNPGGVRIGTADIYSVVSTIPEVKDSVIIGQEYKDDVRVVLFVVTTDGVILDESLIKKIKERIKVETSPRHVPSLVLSVPEIPYTVNGKKVEIAVKQTVAGLEVKNKNALANPNSLDYFKNRKELEV, encoded by the coding sequence ATGGCGACTCAAAATATTCTATGGACACCACATTCAAAAGTTACAAACCTTTCCCGTTTCCAAGGCCATCTGGAAACTAGGTTAGCGAAATCGTTTTCTGATTATGTTTCATTTCATAAGTTTTCTGTGGATGAATCTGATTTGTTTTGGAAAGAATGGTTGTCCTATTCTGGCTTTAAGTTACATAAAGAACCAGAAAAAACTTTAGATAGAGGATCTCATTTTTCAAAATCCCTTTGGTTTCCAGGAGCATTCTATAATTTTGCAGAGAATCTATTAGAAACAGGGAATCCTAATGATTTGGCTTTGGTGTTTTATTCGGAAGATGGACAAATTCAAAGGTTAACCTATTCTGAACTAAAACAAGAAGTTCTGAAGTTACAAAAACATTTGATATCTCTTGGGGTAAAAAAAGGGGATCGTGTTGCGGGACTTCTACCAAATGCACCAATTGCAACGATTGGGATGTTGGCAACAACATCGTTAGGTGCAATTTGGTCTAGCGCCTCACCAGACTTTGGTGTTCGCGGAATTCTGGACCGATTCGAACAAATTAATCCTAAAATACTCATTTCGGTAGAGTCTTATTTTTTTAAAGGAAAACAAATTTCAATTATAGATAAACTAGAGGAAGTTTCTATCCAACTAGTGAATACGGCAAACTCAGAATTCAAACAAACTTTGTTATATGATTTTGTGGAACCCATCAAAGATTTCGGCAAAATTCAACTACCCTGTAGATATAGCAAATTGGCGTTAGCAAATTCATCAGAGGTAATCTCTTATACTTCCATTGGTTTTTCAGATCCGGTTTACATCATGTTTTCTTCAGGAACAACGGGACTTCCTAAGTGTATTGTTCAGGGTGGGGGTGTTTTGCTTAATCATACCAAAGAACTTTCGTTACATTGTAATGTCTCCAAACAAGATCGGTTTTTTTATTATACAACTTGTGGTTGGATGATGTGGAATTGGTCACAGTCCGTTTTGGCTTTAGGTGCGACCCTCTATCAATATGATGGAAATCCATTTCATCCTTCTTGGAAAACTTTATGGTCTATGGCAGAAAAAGAAGCCATCAATGTTTTTGGAACCAGTGCCAAATACCTTTCTGTTTTGGAGGAAGAAAAAATTAATGTCAAATCCGAATACCAATTGCCCGAATTAAAGATAATCCTTTCAACTGGTTCACCTCTTTCTAACTCCGGATTTCGTTATGTATATGAAAACATAAAAAAAGATGTTCAGTTATCATCCATATCTGGTGGAACGGACTTAAACGGATGTTTTGCTTTGGGAAATCCCAACTTACCGGTGTTCGAAGGCCAAATTCAGTGTAAAGGTTTGGGTATGGATGTACAAGTTTTTGATGATATGGGAAAATCGGTAGAAAACCAAAAAGGGGAATTAGTTTGCCTGACACCATTCCCTTCTATGCCTCTTTCCTTTTGGAATGATGATACTGGTGCAAAATACAAATCTGCTTATTTTGAAACCTATGATAATATTTGGTGCCATGGTGATTTTGCGTCCATCTCACCTGAGAATGGTTTGGTGATTTATGGTCGTTCTGATGCTACGTTGAACCCTGGTGGGGTGCGGATTGGAACAGCGGATATTTACTCAGTAGTTTCTACTATACCTGAAGTGAAAGATAGCGTCATCATTGGCCAAGAGTATAAAGACGATGTTCGTGTGGTTTTGTTTGTAGTGACTACAGATGGCGTTATTTTGGATGAAAGTTTGATAAAAAAAATTAAAGAACGTATCAAAGTGGAAACATCTCCGAGGCATGTCCCATCGTTAGTCCTTTCTGTTCCAGAAATTCCTTATACAGTGAATGGAAAAAAGGTAGAAATAGCCGTCAAACAAACCGTAGCTGGGTTAGAAGTAAAAAACAAAAATGCACTCGCAAATCCAAATTCACTAGATTATTTCAAAAATCGAAAGGAACTTGAAGTATGA